One genomic window of Methanosarcina acetivorans C2A includes the following:
- a CDS encoding glycosyltransferase family 4 protein has product MKKIRVGMFSWESLYSIRVGGISPHVSELSEALAAKGHDIHLFTRGKDNSDEIIKGVHYHRVECDRYGGIVEQMNRMCDAMYCRFLDVQEEAGEFDILHGHDWHPVNVLCRLKAQFGLPFVLTFHSTEWGRNGNRHGDWWEAKEISHREWLGGYEASDVIVTSTILKDEIKHIYKLPDYKLWEIPNGINVGKIKREIDPGEIKRNYGIHPCLPVVLFTGRMSYQKGPDLLVEAAAKVLRKRDARFVLIGEGEMRNQCENQANRLGIGGSCDFLGYAPDNTVIDWFNACDLVCVPSRNEPFGIVVLEAWDARKPVVASDAVALVENFRTGVIAHKEPSSIAWGLNYVLEGLGRNRMGEKGYDLLKKRYNWETIATKTLEVYEKIIEKT; this is encoded by the coding sequence ATGAAAAAGATTCGAGTAGGAATGTTTAGCTGGGAAAGTTTGTATTCGATACGTGTAGGTGGGATTTCACCCCATGTATCCGAACTCTCTGAGGCTCTTGCAGCCAAAGGTCATGATATTCACCTTTTTACACGAGGCAAAGATAATAGTGATGAAATCATCAAAGGAGTTCACTACCACAGAGTGGAGTGCGACCGGTATGGAGGAATAGTTGAACAGATGAACAGGATGTGCGACGCCATGTACTGTCGGTTCCTGGACGTGCAGGAGGAAGCTGGAGAGTTTGATATCCTCCACGGGCACGACTGGCATCCTGTAAATGTCCTCTGCAGGCTTAAAGCCCAATTTGGGCTGCCTTTTGTCCTGACTTTTCACAGTACGGAATGGGGGCGTAATGGAAACCGCCACGGAGACTGGTGGGAAGCAAAAGAGATTTCACACAGGGAGTGGCTTGGCGGGTATGAAGCTTCCGATGTAATTGTTACGTCTACGATTTTGAAAGACGAAATCAAGCACATATACAAACTTCCCGATTATAAGCTCTGGGAGATCCCCAATGGGATAAACGTGGGAAAAATAAAGAGGGAAATTGACCCCGGAGAAATAAAAAGAAACTACGGTATCCACCCCTGCCTTCCCGTGGTGCTCTTTACCGGAAGGATGTCTTACCAAAAGGGACCGGATCTGTTAGTCGAAGCCGCAGCAAAAGTCCTGAGGAAACGGGATGCCCGGTTTGTGCTTATAGGAGAAGGAGAGATGCGGAATCAATGTGAAAACCAGGCTAACAGGCTTGGGATCGGAGGCTCCTGCGATTTCCTTGGTTATGCTCCGGATAACACCGTCATAGACTGGTTTAACGCCTGTGACCTTGTCTGTGTCCCGAGCCGGAACGAACCCTTCGGGATAGTCGTGCTTGAGGCATGGGATGCAAGAAAGCCGGTAGTTGCAAGCGATGCAGTCGCTCTTGTTGAGAACTTCAGGACAGGTGTCATTGCCCATAAAGAGCCCTCGTCCATTGCCTGGGGCCTCAATTACGTACTTGAAGGGCTCGGCCGCAACAGGATGGGAGAAAAGGGGTACGATCTCCTGAAAAAGAGATACAACTGGGAAACGATAGCTACAAAAACCCTTGAAGTATACGAAAAAATAATAGAAAAAACCTGA
- a CDS encoding aldo/keto reductase, whose protein sequence is MKKLGFGTLRLPLTRPDDVKSIDQDLFNRLVDEFMKAGYTYFETGWPYHSQCAEDACRKAIVERYPREKFCLADKMPTYNLKKSEDYENIFTEQLKRCGVDYFDYYLFHNLGNKTYKQCEELGGFEFLRQKKDEGVVKHIGFSFHDTPEVLVKILTEHPDVDVVQLQINYIDWENISIQSRRCYEVARKHNKPIIVMEPVKGGALASVPEKAEKLMHKIHPEDSPASWALRFAAGFEGVFIVLSGMNTIEQVKDNIKTFDNLTPISPEENTVLEEVKEIISKSTAVPCTACRYCVEGCPQDIQIPVLFSIYNDAMKYGDINYPTVHYQHAVFGHGKASDCIECCKCEKSCPQHLPISEIMKEIATRFDKEK, encoded by the coding sequence ATGAAAAAACTTGGATTCGGGACGTTGCGTCTTCCACTCACCCGTCCTGACGATGTGAAATCGATCGATCAGGATCTTTTTAATCGGCTCGTTGATGAATTCATGAAAGCGGGTTATACTTACTTTGAGACCGGCTGGCCATATCATTCCCAGTGTGCTGAAGACGCCTGTAGAAAAGCAATTGTAGAACGGTATCCCAGGGAAAAATTCTGTCTCGCGGATAAGATGCCGACCTATAATCTCAAAAAAAGTGAGGACTATGAGAATATTTTCACCGAACAGCTGAAACGTTGTGGAGTAGACTATTTCGATTATTATCTCTTCCATAACCTTGGTAACAAAACCTATAAACAATGTGAAGAACTCGGAGGTTTTGAGTTTCTTCGACAGAAAAAGGACGAGGGAGTTGTGAAGCATATAGGTTTTTCGTTTCACGACACACCGGAAGTTCTTGTTAAAATATTAACAGAACATCCCGATGTGGATGTTGTGCAATTGCAGATAAATTATATCGATTGGGAAAACATCAGCATCCAGTCACGCAGATGCTACGAAGTTGCGAGGAAACATAACAAACCGATCATCGTCATGGAGCCAGTTAAAGGCGGGGCGCTTGCCTCGGTCCCTGAAAAGGCGGAAAAACTTATGCATAAGATCCATCCGGAGGATTCCCCTGCTTCGTGGGCACTTCGGTTTGCTGCGGGATTTGAGGGAGTTTTCATAGTCCTGAGCGGTATGAACACCATTGAACAGGTGAAGGATAATATCAAGACCTTCGATAATCTGACACCGATTTCCCCTGAAGAAAATACTGTCCTCGAAGAAGTCAAGGAGATCATTAGCAAGAGTACCGCGGTCCCCTGTACTGCATGCCGGTACTGCGTCGAGGGGTGTCCGCAGGATATCCAGATACCCGTTTTATTCTCAATTTATAATGATGCAATGAAGTATGGAGATATCAACTACCCCACTGTGCATTACCAACATGCAGTCTTTGGTCACGGTAAAGCAAGCGACTGCATAGAATGCTGCAAGTGTGAAAAGAGTTGCCCGCAACATCTGCCAATATCTGAAATCATGAAGGAGATCGCAACTAGGTTTGATAAAGAGAAATGA
- a CDS encoding DUF2150 family protein gives MPEHEMNQVPPYEFYTQKRWENWLGRARESGFQIKETEEEVGKESAVFVNMVDDVILACLKVTARFEKAMLSKEKALQILEEIRDIVLSEVDPISEDIDLMIDSVQTSLMGALVAFECYVMGDYEGEASIDELIKAAVDAEASDNLDLALDYTAQCGAIVLKGQSLPEEAMAELPYGIVAEWLDGIDSISAAMVGSDSYKEFDEDDEEDAV, from the coding sequence GTGCCTGAACATGAAATGAACCAGGTCCCCCCCTATGAATTTTATACCCAAAAGCGCTGGGAAAACTGGCTCGGACGGGCAAGGGAAAGCGGTTTTCAAATAAAAGAAACAGAAGAAGAAGTCGGGAAGGAAAGTGCCGTATTTGTCAATATGGTTGACGACGTGATCCTTGCCTGCCTGAAAGTAACCGCTCGTTTTGAAAAAGCTATGCTCTCCAAGGAAAAAGCTCTGCAAATTCTTGAGGAGATAAGGGATATCGTGCTTTCCGAGGTCGATCCCATTTCTGAAGATATCGACCTTATGATCGATTCAGTACAGACCTCTCTTATGGGGGCGCTTGTCGCCTTTGAATGTTATGTTATGGGTGATTATGAGGGCGAAGCAAGTATCGATGAACTTATAAAAGCAGCAGTCGATGCCGAAGCCTCGGATAACCTTGACCTTGCTCTTGATTACACTGCCCAGTGCGGCGCAATCGTGCTTAAAGGACAGAGCCTGCCTGAAGAGGCAATGGCTGAACTCCCGTACGGCATTGTTGCAGAGTGGCTCGACGGGATTGATTCTATCTCGGCAGCAATGGTCGGAAGTGACAGTTACAAAGAATTTGATGAAGACGATGAGGAAGACGCCGTATAA
- a CDS encoding UPF0179 family protein — protein MTESDTKITLIGSRLAREGLEFIFKGEMPECKKCRLKNTCLNLEPGRRYRVERIRSKDIHECFLHDSGVLAVDVSRAPILTTLESRKAVEGAKIMYEPAKCGKRECSVYEVCHPEGLLKGDKCKIVEVLESLDSKCEAGNSLKKVKLAW, from the coding sequence ATGACAGAAAGTGATACAAAAATAACACTCATCGGATCACGGCTGGCAAGGGAAGGACTGGAATTCATATTCAAAGGTGAAATGCCTGAATGTAAGAAATGCCGGTTGAAGAATACATGCCTTAACCTTGAACCCGGACGCAGGTATAGGGTCGAGAGAATCAGAAGCAAGGACATACATGAATGTTTCCTGCACGACAGCGGGGTACTTGCTGTGGACGTCAGCAGGGCTCCTATCCTGACAACTCTGGAATCGAGAAAGGCCGTTGAAGGAGCAAAAATTATGTATGAGCCAGCCAAATGTGGAAAGAGAGAGTGCAGCGTGTATGAGGTCTGCCACCCGGAAGGGCTTTTAAAAGGGGACAAATGCAAAATCGTAGAGGTCCTTGAAAGCCTTGACTCAAAATGTGAAGCCGGCAATTCCTTGAAAAAAGTGAAACTTGCCTGGTGA
- a CDS encoding NAD(P)-dependent glycerol-1-phosphate dehydrogenase, whose translation MKLTINKNSAKWMQLPRDVLVGHGVLEEIGDVCRDLKLKGNALIVTGNTTRDVAGKRVSTLLENAGSSTEMVLTCRATMEEVDKIMQKASETGATFLLGIGSGRSIDLAKLASTRLEIPFISVPTAASHDGIASSRASIIDNGKNASVQAQAPIAVVADTEIISAAPFRFLVAGCGDIISNYTAVLDWELASRLRNEYFGEYAAALSRMAARVVIENADSIKPEHETSARLVVKALVSNGVAMSIAGSSRPASGSEHMFSHALDRIAPKPALHGEQCGVGTIMMMYLHGGNWQEIRDALKKIGAPTNAEELGIEDRYIVEALLHAHSIRPDRYTILGNGLTPSAAEKVARITKVIS comes from the coding sequence ATGAAATTGACCATCAATAAAAACAGCGCAAAATGGATGCAGCTTCCACGGGACGTGCTTGTCGGGCATGGCGTACTTGAGGAAATCGGAGATGTTTGCAGGGACCTGAAACTGAAAGGGAATGCGCTGATAGTTACCGGAAACACTACCCGGGACGTCGCGGGTAAAAGAGTGAGCACACTCCTGGAAAACGCAGGGAGCAGCACAGAAATGGTGCTTACCTGCAGGGCAACCATGGAGGAAGTCGATAAAATAATGCAAAAAGCCTCCGAGACCGGGGCTACTTTTCTTCTCGGGATCGGAAGCGGCAGATCCATTGACCTTGCAAAACTCGCTTCCACAAGGCTCGAAATCCCCTTTATCAGTGTGCCGACAGCAGCTTCTCATGACGGTATCGCGTCTTCCCGCGCCTCAATAATTGACAACGGAAAAAATGCTTCCGTACAGGCCCAGGCCCCTATTGCCGTAGTTGCAGACACCGAAATCATCTCGGCGGCTCCGTTCCGGTTTCTTGTAGCCGGCTGTGGAGACATTATTTCCAATTACACGGCAGTTCTGGACTGGGAGCTTGCAAGCAGGCTCCGAAACGAGTATTTCGGGGAATATGCTGCCGCTCTCTCCCGTATGGCAGCAAGGGTGGTAATAGAAAATGCCGATTCGATAAAACCGGAACATGAGACGTCTGCCAGGCTTGTGGTAAAAGCTCTGGTTTCGAATGGGGTTGCAATGAGCATTGCAGGCTCTTCAAGGCCGGCTTCGGGGTCGGAACATATGTTCAGCCACGCCCTTGACAGGATTGCCCCAAAGCCTGCGCTGCACGGTGAACAATGTGGAGTTGGTACGATCATGATGATGTACCTGCACGGGGGAAACTGGCAGGAGATCCGGGACGCCTTAAAAAAGATCGGGGCTCCCACGAATGCAGAAGAACTGGGCATAGAAGATAGATATATAGTTGAAGCCCTTTTACATGCACACAGTATCCGTCCGGACCGATACACAATTCTCGGAAACGGGCTTACTCCCTCGGCAGCCGAGAAGGTTGCAAGAATCACAAAGGTCATAAGTTGA
- a CDS encoding DUF63 family protein, protein MSDKMNILTDKISQFINTYYLDPIKGDEGYNLVNTFTWAIVLGICIFGIFKLLKKLEVKITPEFILSILPFVLAGSSLRVLEDSPAGIFHPPFSYLLITPNIYFLVFGVTVICLWLSIRLQKAGFVEDYHPVFAGFGLVWFFLNLGVLLHYENVVAAYVPVFVIGVGTGLTLVFYLVARHFKSAIFTNPLNLSILLAHMMDASSTYIGIEKLGYFEKHVLPSYLIELTGTALVMYPLKLIIFVGVIYALDTQFEKDEESENLKMLIKMVILILGLSPATRNTIRMMLGI, encoded by the coding sequence ATGAGTGATAAGATGAATATTTTAACGGATAAGATTTCACAATTTATCAATACCTACTACCTGGATCCCATTAAGGGCGATGAAGGGTATAATCTTGTAAATACCTTTACCTGGGCAATCGTACTGGGCATCTGTATTTTCGGGATTTTCAAGCTCCTCAAAAAGCTGGAAGTAAAAATAACCCCCGAGTTTATTCTCTCAATCCTGCCATTCGTACTTGCAGGCTCTTCTCTGCGCGTGCTTGAAGATTCCCCTGCCGGCATCTTTCACCCCCCGTTCTCCTATTTGCTTATAACCCCGAATATTTATTTCCTGGTTTTCGGGGTAACCGTAATCTGCCTCTGGCTCTCAATCAGGCTGCAGAAAGCAGGGTTTGTGGAAGATTATCATCCCGTGTTCGCAGGCTTCGGGCTGGTATGGTTTTTCTTAAACCTTGGCGTTCTTCTACATTATGAAAATGTCGTCGCCGCGTACGTTCCGGTCTTTGTTATCGGAGTGGGAACAGGACTGACCCTTGTCTTTTACCTGGTTGCCCGTCACTTTAAGTCCGCGATCTTTACCAACCCCCTGAACCTCTCAATCCTGCTCGCCCATATGATGGATGCTTCTTCGACATACATAGGAATAGAGAAACTGGGATACTTTGAAAAACACGTGCTTCCATCTTATCTCATTGAACTTACGGGTACCGCATTGGTTATGTATCCGTTGAAGCTAATTATCTTCGTAGGGGTTATTTATGCACTTGATACCCAGTTTGAGAAAGATGAGGAGTCCGAAAACCTGAAGATGCTTATCAAGATGGTTATTTTGATCCTCGGGCTTTCTCCGGCAACTCGAAACACAATTCGAATGATGCTGGGAATCTGA
- a CDS encoding stage II sporulation protein M, whose product MEKEEEYYLRERNGEEQAETSEGEREEKIYAPVENFHLTESGETKSRPGERTNSKISEFTSYLNFIWPYFLIMAGVFFVALLAGYNSSANFPHMADELMKDFSNRFEPLLAMHPLVIMFGIFLNNAFVSLLFLILGLAFGVLPVLFVAFNGYIVGVISHLVAQERGLLFIVLALLPHGILELPMVFLAAGIGLRLGHQVFAALIGRHTEIKKEFKGGMRFYFRWIVPLLFVAAVVETFITPLILNFL is encoded by the coding sequence ATGGAAAAAGAGGAAGAATATTATTTGAGGGAGAGAAACGGAGAAGAACAAGCAGAAACTTCCGAAGGGGAAAGGGAAGAAAAAATATATGCCCCCGTGGAAAATTTCCATTTAACTGAAAGCGGAGAAACAAAATCCAGGCCAGGGGAAAGAACTAACTCAAAAATATCCGAGTTTACCAGCTATCTGAATTTTATCTGGCCTTATTTCCTTATAATGGCCGGGGTATTTTTCGTGGCTCTGCTTGCAGGCTATAACTCATCGGCAAATTTTCCGCATATGGCTGATGAACTCATGAAAGATTTCAGCAACCGCTTCGAGCCCCTCCTGGCTATGCATCCGCTAGTAATTATGTTTGGAATCTTTCTTAATAATGCCTTTGTGAGCCTGCTCTTTCTTATACTGGGGCTAGCCTTCGGGGTTCTTCCGGTTTTGTTTGTCGCCTTCAATGGATATATTGTAGGAGTAATCTCGCACCTCGTAGCCCAGGAAAGAGGCCTGCTTTTTATCGTACTTGCTCTGCTCCCGCACGGGATACTGGAACTGCCCATGGTCTTCCTGGCAGCCGGAATAGGGCTCAGGTTAGGACACCAGGTTTTCGCTGCCCTTATAGGCAGGCACACTGAAATTAAAAAAGAATTTAAAGGAGGGATGAGATTTTATTTCCGCTGGATTGTGCCTCTCCTCTTCGTGGCAGCTGTAGTTGAGACCTTTATTACACCTTTGATCCTGAATTTCCTCTAA
- a CDS encoding formate--phosphoribosylaminoimidazolecarboxamide ligase family protein, whose translation MIDRKEIKEIVEGYYAHADKIKVGTIASHSGLDICDGAVEEDFRTLAVCQAGREKTYTEYFRAQRDPYGKIKRGIVDETVVYKKYNEILLPQNQQKLVDEKVLFIPNRSFTSYCSIDEIEDNFRVPMVGSRNLLRSEERSEQQSYYWILEKAGLPFPEKIESPKDINELVMVKLPHAVKKLERGFFTASSYKEYQEKSEALIKQGVITREALENARIERYIIGPVFNLDMFYSPIEPKMSKLELLGIDWRFETSLDGHVRLPAPQQMALAPHQLTPEYTVCGHNSATLRESLLEKVFEMGEKYVKATQEHYAPGIIGPFCLQTCVDKDLNFYIYDVAPRVGGGTNVHMSVGHSYGNSLWRRPMSTGRRLAFEIRRALELEKLDMIVT comes from the coding sequence ATGATTGATAGGAAAGAAATTAAGGAAATCGTTGAAGGTTATTACGCACATGCTGATAAGATTAAAGTGGGGACAATTGCCTCTCACTCGGGACTCGACATCTGCGATGGAGCAGTTGAAGAAGATTTCAGGACCCTTGCAGTCTGCCAGGCAGGCAGGGAGAAGACTTACACCGAATACTTCAGGGCTCAGAGAGACCCCTACGGGAAGATAAAGAGGGGAATTGTCGACGAGACAGTTGTCTATAAGAAGTATAACGAAATCCTCCTGCCCCAGAACCAGCAGAAACTGGTTGACGAAAAAGTGCTTTTTATCCCTAACCGCTCTTTTACCTCCTACTGCAGCATCGATGAGATTGAAGATAATTTCAGAGTGCCCATGGTAGGGAGCAGGAACCTCCTCAGGAGCGAGGAGAGAAGCGAACAGCAGAGTTACTACTGGATACTTGAAAAAGCCGGGCTTCCGTTTCCGGAAAAAATCGAGTCTCCCAAAGACATTAACGAGCTCGTAATGGTAAAGCTTCCCCATGCCGTAAAGAAACTCGAAAGAGGCTTTTTCACGGCATCAAGTTATAAAGAGTACCAGGAAAAATCCGAAGCCCTTATAAAGCAGGGGGTTATTACGCGCGAAGCTCTTGAAAATGCCAGGATCGAGCGGTATATTATAGGCCCTGTGTTCAACCTTGATATGTTCTACTCCCCTATAGAGCCAAAAATGAGCAAACTGGAACTCCTTGGCATTGACTGGCGCTTTGAGACCAGCCTTGACGGGCATGTAAGGCTCCCTGCTCCCCAGCAGATGGCTCTTGCCCCGCACCAGCTCACTCCGGAATACACGGTCTGCGGGCACAACTCGGCAACTCTTCGTGAGTCTCTCCTTGAAAAGGTATTCGAAATGGGAGAAAAGTATGTGAAAGCCACTCAAGAGCATTACGCCCCCGGAATTATAGGACCTTTCTGCCTGCAGACCTGTGTGGACAAGGACCTGAATTTCTATATTTATGATGTGGCCCCGAGAGTCGGCGGCGGGACCAACGTGCACATGTCAGTCGGGCATTCCTACGGCAACTCCCTCTGGAGAAGGCCGATGAGTACGGGCAGAAGGCTTGCCTTTGAGATCAGGCGCGCTCTGGAGCTTGAGAAACTTGATATGATCGTCACATAA
- a CDS encoding translation initiation factor IF-2 subunit gamma has product MSQPCVNIGMVGHVDHGKTTLVKALSGVWTDTHSEEVKRGISIRLGYADSPFMKCPKCPAPQCYTVEKTCPNCGEKTEEHRIVSFVDAPGHETLMATMLSGAAIMDGAVLVIAANEECPQPQTKEHLMALDIIGIKNIVIVQNKIDLVSREKLVENYHQIKEFVKGTVAENAPIIPISAQQNINIDVLIDALETQIPTPVHKVDKPASMLIARSFDINKPGASIDEIRGGVIGGTLTEGVLHPGDELEIRPGIKVTTEGSTKWIPIVTTISSIYAGPTKVEEATPGGLLAVGTYLDPTLTKGDSLTGQIAGVPGTLPETRHQFVMELHLLDRVVGVTREEKINEIKTSEPLMLNIGTATTVGIVTSARKNEAQVALKRPISAAVGAMVAISRRIDSRWRLIGVGVIKS; this is encoded by the coding sequence TTGAGTCAGCCCTGTGTTAATATCGGCATGGTAGGCCATGTCGACCATGGAAAAACCACACTTGTCAAAGCTTTATCCGGTGTGTGGACGGATACGCATAGTGAAGAAGTAAAAAGAGGGATTTCGATAAGATTGGGATATGCCGATTCCCCATTCATGAAATGCCCGAAATGCCCTGCTCCTCAATGTTATACTGTGGAGAAGACCTGCCCCAACTGTGGAGAAAAAACGGAAGAACACAGGATAGTGTCCTTTGTAGATGCCCCGGGGCACGAAACACTTATGGCAACAATGCTTTCCGGTGCTGCGATTATGGATGGAGCAGTGCTTGTAATTGCTGCAAATGAAGAATGTCCGCAGCCCCAGACAAAAGAACACCTGATGGCTCTGGACATCATAGGAATTAAAAACATTGTTATAGTCCAGAATAAAATTGACCTCGTATCAAGGGAAAAGCTTGTCGAGAACTACCACCAGATAAAGGAATTTGTTAAGGGCACGGTTGCCGAAAACGCGCCTATAATCCCTATTTCTGCCCAGCAGAATATTAACATTGATGTCCTGATCGATGCCCTGGAAACCCAGATCCCGACCCCTGTACACAAAGTGGATAAGCCTGCCAGCATGTTGATCGCCCGATCTTTTGACATTAACAAGCCCGGAGCCTCAATCGATGAAATCCGCGGAGGAGTTATCGGAGGCACCCTTACGGAAGGCGTACTTCACCCCGGGGACGAGCTCGAGATAAGACCCGGAATAAAAGTCACAACAGAAGGCAGCACCAAATGGATTCCTATCGTGACAACGATTTCATCCATTTATGCAGGTCCGACAAAGGTAGAGGAAGCAACTCCGGGTGGGCTTCTGGCTGTCGGAACTTACCTTGACCCCACCCTGACGAAAGGCGACTCTTTAACCGGACAGATCGCAGGCGTCCCAGGCACCCTGCCTGAGACCAGGCACCAGTTTGTCATGGAACTTCACCTGCTCGACAGGGTTGTGGGAGTTACAAGGGAAGAAAAGATAAATGAAATCAAGACCAGTGAACCCCTTATGCTCAATATAGGGACTGCAACGACCGTAGGGATCGTTACAAGTGCCAGGAAAAATGAAGCTCAGGTGGCACTCAAGCGCCCGATAAGCGCAGCCGTCGGAGCTATGGTTGCTATTAGCAGGAGAATCGATTCCCGCTGGCGGCTCATTGGAGTAGGGGTAATAAAGAGTTGA
- a CDS encoding PIN domain-containing protein: MKIIIDTNGFMIPVQFGVDIFEELKRLGFNEFYVPEAVVFEIEKLIKREKGSNRTAAKVARSMMDRCERIAGTGPADDVILRLAGEMEAAVLTNDIGLKRRLAENGIQTVSLRQKNRLDIV, translated from the coding sequence TTGAAAATCATAATCGATACTAACGGGTTCATGATCCCTGTCCAGTTCGGAGTGGATATTTTCGAAGAACTGAAAAGGCTGGGTTTTAATGAGTTCTATGTGCCTGAAGCTGTTGTATTTGAAATCGAAAAACTCATAAAGCGGGAAAAAGGTTCAAACAGAACGGCCGCAAAGGTTGCCAGGTCCATGATGGACAGGTGCGAACGAATAGCCGGAACGGGACCTGCGGATGATGTGATTCTCAGGCTCGCGGGCGAGATGGAAGCGGCTGTTCTGACAAATGATATAGGGTTGAAGCGCAGACTTGCCGAAAACGGGATCCAAACCGTGTCTCTGCGCCAGAAAAACAGACTTGATATTGTCTGA
- a CDS encoding DNA-directed RNA polymerase, with product MYKLMKLIDTVRIPPTLLGEEIMPTIKNALREKLEGQVDKKLGSLVAVYNIDEVGEGHILVGDGAVYYDVTFEAIMFIPELQEIIEGEVVEAVGFGVFVGMGPMDGLLHVSQITDDFISYDAKNARLVTKNGGKSIAEGDHVRARIVAVSINEREPKESKIGLTMRQTALGKLQWLEEARRKKQPQEAPGKEAA from the coding sequence ATGTATAAATTAATGAAGCTCATTGATACTGTTCGCATTCCTCCCACCCTTCTCGGGGAAGAAATAATGCCTACCATTAAAAACGCGTTACGGGAAAAACTTGAAGGACAGGTTGACAAAAAGCTTGGCTCCCTTGTCGCTGTTTACAATATCGACGAGGTCGGAGAAGGACATATTCTCGTAGGAGACGGGGCTGTGTACTATGATGTGACATTCGAAGCCATAATGTTCATTCCGGAGCTCCAGGAGATTATTGAAGGAGAGGTCGTGGAAGCTGTTGGCTTTGGAGTTTTCGTTGGAATGGGTCCGATGGACGGGCTGCTCCACGTCAGCCAGATTACTGACGACTTTATTTCTTATGATGCCAAAAATGCAAGGCTGGTCACTAAAAACGGAGGCAAATCAATTGCCGAAGGGGACCATGTCAGAGCCAGAATTGTTGCAGTCAGTATCAATGAAAGGGAACCAAAGGAAAGCAAGATAGGGCTTACCATGCGCCAGACTGCTCTAGGGAAACTGCAGTGGCTCGAAGAAGCCCGCAGGAAGAAGCAGCCTCAGGAAGCCCCAGGCAAAGAGGCTGCCTGA
- the spt4 gene encoding transcription elongation factor subunit Spt4, whose product MSEKVCRHCLRVLEGQTCPVCGTSDLAEEWSGLVIILDTERSEIAKRLGVDIPDRFALKVR is encoded by the coding sequence ATGTCAGAAAAAGTCTGTCGACACTGCTTGAGGGTCCTGGAGGGGCAAACCTGTCCTGTTTGTGGAACTTCGGACCTTGCGGAAGAATGGAGTGGACTTGTTATTATCCTTGACACGGAACGCTCGGAAATCGCAAAAAGACTCGGGGTTGACATCCCGGATAGATTTGCCTTGAAGGTGCGCTGA
- a CDS encoding GTP-dependent dephospho-CoA kinase family protein — MSVHIELPTELRPLMKRPLGTLYRGKGRDTVEKFVGELASPTKLISVGDVTTFHLLEAGIIPDICIVDNRTKRKPVSRDVSDRNRDKVYEEVSVDNPAGIITDELIKTLCEAFDSEKLLRIFVRGEEDLATLPVILMAPLGSVVLYGQPDEGVVFVRVTEEKKEEIRVLFEKLISKNQNTELDKIRRILDGHKDP; from the coding sequence TTGAGTGTTCATATCGAGCTTCCGACAGAACTTCGCCCACTTATGAAAAGACCCCTGGGCACTTTATACAGGGGGAAGGGCAGGGATACCGTAGAAAAGTTTGTAGGAGAGCTTGCAAGCCCCACAAAACTTATATCCGTAGGGGATGTTACTACCTTCCACCTGCTCGAAGCCGGGATTATTCCGGACATCTGTATTGTGGATAATCGTACCAAAAGGAAACCGGTATCCAGAGATGTGTCGGACCGGAACAGAGATAAAGTCTATGAAGAAGTTTCGGTTGACAACCCTGCAGGGATTATCACCGATGAGCTGATAAAAACCCTTTGCGAAGCGTTCGATTCAGAAAAACTTCTCCGCATTTTTGTAAGGGGAGAAGAGGATCTGGCAACCCTTCCGGTAATCCTTATGGCTCCGCTGGGGTCTGTGGTCCTTTACGGGCAACCCGATGAGGGTGTGGTCTTTGTGAGGGTCACTGAGGAAAAGAAAGAAGAAATAAGAGTACTTTTTGAAAAGCTCATCAGCAAAAATCAGAATACTGAATTGGATAAAATACGGAGAATTCTAGATGGACATAAAGATCCTTAA